In the genome of Zobellia nedashkovskayae, the window CTGAAAAAAAAGGCTTAAATGCTATTGGTTATAATGCAAAGAGCATAATTGGCACACAAGGCCTTAAAGTTCACTTACGTGAATATTTAGCAAGAGTCAAAGTTTTCATTGACTTGGCCCTCAACATCCAACCTAAGTTTTTTGGTGAAGAGGTTGAAATAAAATAACATCTCTTTTCCATTTAAAAGACTTATTCTGGCGGCCGTAATCTGTCTTACCTGTCAAAACTAAAGCTCATTTTAAAAATACTAGTTCGGATGTATTCCTCAACTCTTTTCATGACAGCTATTGACATGATGCACAATACCTAAATGACTTCATAAAAAGATTCTAATAAAGTTAGCATATTCCTGTTGTTTTCAGAGTAAACTTTATTGTGCTGAATTTCTTTAATCCTAATATAGAGAAATTGTTAGTGACAACTGCTTCTTTAGTAATCCAGTATTAGGGTATAAAAATTTAAAAAAGAGAACAACCAAAGAAATACCGGGTATAGAAAAGCCCAAGAATCATTTTAAGCAATGATTCTTGGGCATATTATTTAAATCTCTATTTTCTATTTATCGGTATTAATTTTTGAATAAAAATTTTAATAAACACTTAACTTATTGACTAATAGCGTCATAATTATCAATGACAAAAAGTGTTCTAAGATTCTGCTTATGAAGAAAATCTAGGCAATACACACCATTCGTACAGTTATTGATAATTTTTTCTTCTCCGTAACCTACGGCCTTGGTTATGTTCTCACTTGAAACACCGTTTGCCAATAGATAAGCTTTAATAGCCTCTGAGCGTTTCTCGGATATCCGTTTGTTAGAACTACTCCCGCCCTTACTATCCGTATGGGTCTCAATTGAAATCCTAAGCTTAGGGAATTTCTTAATAGCATCTACAACCTTATCCAACTCTGAAGTCATTGCTATATTAACATTACTCTTACCTGTTTCAAAGAAGAAATTATTTACGTTCAATACCTTTTTCCCTTCCTTCTCTTTGACAATATCACTTAAGGAAGCTAGTTGCACCTGTAAGGGTGCTTTCTGCAACTCCTCCAATTCCTTAGGATTATATGTTTCTCTAAAAGTTGAATAACCATCTTTGATTATTTCCATTGAAACTATATCCGTATAGGGTATTTCTACTTGATAGCTACCGTCTCCTTTAGTTACCATTTCGACAAGAACACTACCACTATTATCTAGAACTCGTACTTCTGCATCAGCAATTGCCTCATCATACGGAGGTTTCACAACCTTTCCTTTAAAAATAAGCGTACGCGGACCCGGTTTGGCCGCTACTTTAAAACCATAGATATCATCATTACCCTTGCCACCTGGTCTATTGGATGAAAAATAACCCATTAATTCATGACCCTCACCAGGTCGTATGATAAAACCGAATTCATCATATTTTGAATTTATTCCCTCACCAAGATTTACAGGAATACTAAAAGTATTATCAGGTTGTATATTACTACGATATACATCCATTCCTCCAACACCATAAAAAACATCTGATGAAAAGAAGAGGCTATTATCGTAAATATAAGGCGCTATCTCATTACCTGGCGTATTTATTCTTGGACCCATATTTATAGGCTCTGACATTACCTGACCATTATTGGTCACTACATAGTACAGGTCAGTTCCACCATAACTATCATCAAAATTAGCGGCAAAATATAATCGCTCATTTTCTTCATCATAGAACGGATAATAAAAAGACGTACTCAAATCCTTCAGTAAAAACCTAAAGAGCCCGCCCTCATAAGCCATACCAATAGCCAATGCGTTCTTTCCTTTTTCATCAAAAGCCAGGTTTTTACCTTTGGCATTAGAAAGCACATAGTATGTACCTCCAGTTGTACTGGAATAGAAAGGTGTGGATTTATGAAAAGGAGAGTCAGGCACACCTTTATAAACGTTTACAGAACCTATGTTGCCCCCTTTTTCTATATCAGCTTCGTAAATATCCAAATACGATTCCCCAGAAGGACCATAAATACGTTTTGATTTGCTCTTTCGCCCACTACTGAATAACAATTTATCATCATGAAACGCAGGAGAAAAGTCCGAAAACTCGCTATTACCAGTTAAGGTGAAAATAAAAAATCCAGCGGCCTCCGTTTCTTTCTTATCGAACAAAAGGTAGTTAAATTCAGCATTTTCCACCAATTCACTTTCAAGTGAATTACTCTTAGATTTCAAAAATGCCTTAACTCTATCTTGCTCGGAAATTTTAGCCAAACTTTGTAACATCTTATTAAAACGATGCGCAGACATTATAGTATCGTTCTTATTAATATCAAGATATAATTTTGAGGCTTTATTGTACTCTCCCGTTTTAAAGTAAGAATCCGCTAAGTTCAAAAGCTGATTATTAGTAATGAACTTACCCTGTTGCATTTGTTTGTTATACTCAATAATAGCATCATCGTAGGCATAACTATAAAAATAATTATCGGCCTTAGATGTCACCTCTTGCCCGTAAGAAAATCCTATGGCCAACGTAAAAAATAATATGAAGATTCTGAATTTCATAGTCTAATATTAGAAAAATCTAGGCGTATCAATTTGTTTTGGCTTCCCTTTTAAGCTCTTGCTACTTCCGCCAGAACCATCTCCTCTACCTAAATAAAACTTAAGGATTATTTCGTGTGAACCACTACTGAACTCACCTAATGGGCTCGTGTTATAATCGTACGAATACCCAATAAAACTACCATTGGTTATTTGAAACCCTACAAGGCCACTAACTGCACTTCCCAACCGGTAAGATGCCCCCATGGTAAACTTATCGTTATACATAAAGTTAGCGCTCAGATTGGTATTTAAAGGTGCTCCGTTAATATAGTTCAACAAAAATGCAGGTTTGAACTTCAACATTTCGGAAACATCAAAGACGTAACCCCCTATAAAGTTGAACTGTAATTTGTCTTCTATAATTGTAGCTACATCATCGTTGTATATACCATCCGTCAAAAAATTAGGTATAGAAGCCCCTAGATACCAAATGTCATCCTCGTACAGAAAGAAACCAGCTCCAATAGTAGGATAAAATTTAGAAATGTTTTCACGTCCTAATATTGGTTCCCCTGGGTTTTCGAAAGTACCTTTTGAAAAATCTACATTCAAAAAAGAACCTCCTGCATCCATTCCAAAGGAAAGTTTTGCCTTGTCGGAAACATTAAACTGGTACGAATACGCCACTTCTACATACGTCTGTGTAGATGGTCCTAGTTGATCGCTAATAATATTAAGACCAAGTCCCGTTTTTTCATTGGCGAAAGGTATGTTGGTTCCTAAACGAATGGTACGTGGTGTACCGTCAACATCTAACCATTGTGCACGATAGGAAGCTGCTATTTCAGGATTCTGAACTGAGCCTACATAACCAGGGTTAAAGCTACCAATGTTATACATGTACTGCGTATACTGAGGTTCCTTTTGAGCAAAGCTATTTGCCGAAATGAACAATACACCTATAGTAAAGCAGATGTAACCGTAAAAGGATTTTAGTGTTCTATACTGCATTATCCTATTTATCTTATGAGCTGAATCCAGCCTTTTTTAGTGGTATTGGTATCAAAACCTTCTACTTCTTCTTGTAGCGTTACGTTTAGGATATAAAAATAAGTGCCGTCAGGTGATTCTTTACCTTCCCACATTCCATCCCAAATAACTTCATCGGTCATTTGATCGCCTTCAAAAATTACTTTTCCGTATCTATTGAAAATTTTGATATCGTAAACCAAATCTATCGTAGTAGACCCGAATTCCTTATTTATTTTCAGTACATCATTAGTCCCATCGTTATTTGGAGAGAACTGATTGTAAATAATTCCTAACTCCGCTTCGGTCCTTGCTGAAACATTTACGATAGCCGTGTCTGTATTATTAGCGTATTTGTCTTCGCTATCAACCGGAGAGGACCGTATAATTTCAGCACTATTCTCAAAAGTACCCTCTATTGGAAGTCCTACTCTTATTTCAAGAATAGCAACTTCATTTCTAATCAATTCCGGTATGACCCAGATTCCGGTCTCAGATGAGTACTCCCCTTTATCTGCTATGCTGCTTATATAAACAAAGCCACTATCTCCTCTTGAAGAAATAGTATCTCGTACTTGGATATTAGAAATAGCATCTTCATTAGAATTATTCGTTACCCTAATTGTAAAAATTACTTCTTGACCTACTAACGGGTTAACTCTATCTGAGTTTTCATACGGTTGTCGAATACCTAGTGTATCTCCTTCTTTAACAATGCGCGCAAATTTCTCCAAAACTAAGTCAACACCTTCCGGAAGAGCAATGTTTAAAGTGATTTCTGAACTATCATTTGCAGGGTTACTATCTACTGGGAACGATTGTAAAAGTTCGGCTACGTTCGTGTAAGGACCTCCGTCCAACACATCAACAGTGATAGTTAAAGTGGTTGTTCCGTTTACCGGAATCTCAGCAATTGTCCATTCGCCAGCAGCTAAATCATAACTACCATCCGCCGCGCTGTGTGATTTGTATTCAAAACCTGTTTCCAGCATCTCGCCTACCGTAACATTTCGAGCAACACGATCAGATAGATTATTAACTGTTAGTGTAAAAATAACCTCATCGCCCGCAACAGCCGCTTCCTTATCAACTGTCTTTATTACTTCTAGGTCTATAGGTGTCGGGTCGCAATTTGCATTATTGACATCAGGGTCGCAAGCATCTAAAGGATTAGTACCGTCTGCTTCTTCTTGCCCGTCAGTAATACCATCTTCATCTGTATCACAAAGTCCATTTGAACTATCTGGAATACATGCGTTATTGTTGCCTGGATCTAATTGATCAAAAACACCATCGCTATCCGTATCCAAAACATTGGACTCTAAAGCGTCAATTATTCCGTCTCCATCAGTATCTAAAGGATTGGCAGTATCATCACCAACTTCAACACCATCATCTACACCATCACCATCAGAATCCGCATTATTAGGATCAGTACCAAGGCTAGATTCCAATCCACCAAATAAGCCATCACCATCATCATCAGTATCACAACTACTAACAGAAATACTAACCTCAGCCGTTTCATTAACACAGGGTGCCTCCGCACCTGTAGTTGTATAAGCAAAAACATATGTGCCATTTGCCAAACCTTGAAAATCTACCACGTTTTCACCATCAGGAGTTACATTAGCAGGCCCTGAAGACCAAGCCCATGTACCTGCGCTTGCCGCTGTAGAAAAAGTGGTATCTAAATCTAAGGTGGTAGTACCAAAAGCAGCGTCATTACAAGACGATGCATTTTCTGGTGCACCTGTATTTACAGGAGGTAAAATAACAGCATCTACTTTAACTCGTGGAAATGACCTACAGGTATTAGATACTGCCTCTACATAATAAGATGTTGTACTCGTTAAAGCACTAATAGTAAGGATTGCTCCATTTCCAACTAAAGCACCGCCAGTCTCACTTGTATACCAGTTATAGGTGGCATTTTGCGTAGCAGTAGCCGTAAGTGTGACCTCTCCTGGCCCACATCTACTATCTCCAGTTGGAGTCCCAAGAATTTCAGGTGTCGAATTTTGAACCAATGTTAACGTTAATGATGGACTCGGACAATTATTTACGGCATCATAATAGAACCCATAATATGTACCTGGTAATGGATCGTTTATCCTATTATTTGGAACAAAACTCCCTACCAGATCTAAATTATCCGTTGCCCAACGCAATACGCTGGCATTTGGGCCACTGTTAGGAGCGTAGTCATTTAAAGACGATGTAATATCATCGCAAAACGTTCGCTGGACAGTTGTATCTAATACTGGGGCAGCATTTCCTGCGGTACATGGATCACAATTAGCTACATTAATAGTAACTGTTGTTGATTTATTAGTACATGGTTCTACTGCACCATTTGTAGTAAAAGTATAAACGTAAGCTCCCGCAGCTTGCCCGCTAAAATTTACGGTAGCATTTGCTCCTACAGGAGCAATATTTGTTGGACCAGAAGTCCATGCCCAGGCACCTGCATCTTGGCCTGTAATTACGCTAGCATTATTAAGGTCTATAGAAATAGGTCCAAACTCATTAGTTGCATTATTACATGCAGTTTGCGATGAGGATACAGTACCTGCAGATGGCGACAAACTCTGCGTAATAGTTATGGCTGAAGATGGACTAGGACAATCATTAGGTTCATCCCAGAAAAAAGCATAGTAAGTTCCAGGAGCACTTACAGGACTAAGCCCTGTTCTAGGCGCCCAATCTGATTGCAATAATAGATTTGTATTATTGGTAGTCCATATTAGGACCGCCCCTGTAGGTCGTGCCCCATCATAGTATGAATCTAAGTCCGTCGTGAAATCGTCACAAAATGCTGCTGTAGTTGCATTTAGAACAGGAGCAACATCCCCCGCTGCACAATCATTATCTTCTATTGTAACTGTTCGTTGAGCAAGTGGTGTGGCCACATAGTTAAACTTCGCTGTATTACTAGGAGCTCCTAATGTTAAAGTAACCGTTTCGTCGGGCTCTACAATGGCATCATCTATAACATTAATATTTAAAGCTCTAGCAGCTTGACCTGAAGGAAACGTAAATTGACCAACTTGACCTGTTGTTGTATAATCAGAAGTAGGCGTTGCAGTACCCCCTAAAGTGTATGGTATTGTAATTGTTGTTCCAGTAGCGTTCTCCTTGTCTAGCGTAAGTAAATAGCGCCCCCTAACCGTAGTTTGTTCAGCTGCATTAGGTTCTGGAGTCGTCAAGGTAAAAGTACCCGTATCATTGTCTTGTATGGTAAAAGTAACAGTATTAGCAGTCGGACTAATAGTTCCAGTACTAACATTGCTTATCGTAATAATAATGGTCTCACCTAGCTCAATTAATTCATCTTCACTTATGTTGATATCAAAAGATTCACTAGGGGCTACAGCGGTCAAAGTAAAAGAAAGGGTGAGAGCCTGGTAATCCACGTCAGGGGTAGCTGTGCCCGTAATACTTAGCGTAACAGTGGTAGGCAATAAAAAACCTCCGGCTCTAGTAACTGTATACGAACCACCAACACCGGCAGCCCCTTCTACAGGTTCTGTGGGCGTAGTACGTGCAATAGAGACTGTCTGAGCACTAGCAGCAAAGCTAAAACCCAAAAACAATACAAATAATAAAACAACTCTTCCTTGTGCTCTTAAACTGTGGGAAAAGCAAACTTTTTTCTTTTTCAATTTCATAACTGTCCTTTGAACAAAGATTCAATTCACAGCAAATAAAGTAGGTCGTGGCTAAATGGGCGTCAATATTACTAAAAAAAATGTCCACTACCGTAATTCTGGGGTTAAATCAAGGTTTTATGGACGAACTACATCATATACGGATGAAACATCAACTTGGGATATCTGCAGATTGACTTTTTGCCTCTGGAGCTATTTTTCTAACTAGGCCTTGCAGCACTTTTCCTGGACCTACCTCTATAAACAGGGAAGCTCCATCTTTTACCATATTTTCCACACTTTGCGTCCATTTTACGGGTGCAGTCAATTGAGAAATTAGATTTTTCTGAATTTCAACAGCATCACTAACCGCAACAGTCGTCACATTTTGGTAAACTGGACACTTAGGTGTTGCAAAAGTTGTATTCTCTATTGCTGCCGCCAACTCTTCACGAGCAGGCTCCATTAAAGGCGAATGAAATGCACCACCTACAGGAAGTACCAAAGCTCTTCTAGCGCCTGCTTCTTTCATTTTAACACAAGCTGCATCTATAGCTTCTACCTCTCCTGAAATTACTAATTGTCCAGGACAGTTATAATTTGCTGCTACCACAATACCTGGGGTTTCCTCACATATCTTCTCTACTATAGCATCTTCTAGTCCTAAAACCGCTGCCATTGTACTTGGCTGAAGTTCACATGCTTTCTGCATAGCCAAAGCACGTTGAGAAACCAATTTTAATCCATCTTCAAAACCTAAGGAGCCATTAGCTACTAAGGCAGAAAACTCACCTAATGAATGGCCTGCAACCATATCCGGCTTAAAACTATCGCCCATTACCTTACTCAAAATAACCGAATGTAAAAAAATGGCCGGTTGGGTAACCTTGGTTTGCTTTAAGTCTTCGGGCGTACCTTCAAACATAATATCTGTAATAGCAAAACCAAGAATCTCATTTGCCTGCTCAAAAAGCTGTTGTGCCAATGGGTATTTTTCATAGAGGTCTAGACCCATACCAACAAATTGCGCCCCTTGTCCGGGAAATATATATGCATTCATTATTTTTCGTTTTTTGGTGCGTGCAAAAATAGCAAATTAAGTTCAAGTCTCAAGTACCGTTTCCTACTCTTTAAACCAACTGGAATACATTACGTAATTGTTTGCTATACGATCAATTTCTCCTGAACTGAGTTCCGGGCTAATATCTTTTATTTTCTTAGCTGGTGTCCCCGCAAATATACTTCCGGCCGGCACATGAGTTCCTTTTGTTACCACAGCGCCAGCAGCAATGATACTATTACTTTCCACAATACAATCATCCATAATTATACT includes:
- a CDS encoding OmpA family protein, with amino-acid sequence MKFRIFILFFTLAIGFSYGQEVTSKADNYFYSYAYDDAIIEYNKQMQQGKFITNNQLLNLADSYFKTGEYNKASKLYLDINKNDTIMSAHRFNKMLQSLAKISEQDRVKAFLKSKSNSLESELVENAEFNYLLFDKKETEAAGFFIFTLTGNSEFSDFSPAFHDDKLLFSSGRKSKSKRIYGPSGESYLDIYEADIEKGGNIGSVNVYKGVPDSPFHKSTPFYSSTTGGTYYVLSNAKGKNLAFDEKGKNALAIGMAYEGGLFRFLLKDLSTSFYYPFYDEENERLYFAANFDDSYGGTDLYYVVTNNGQVMSEPINMGPRINTPGNEIAPYIYDNSLFFSSDVFYGVGGMDVYRSNIQPDNTFSIPVNLGEGINSKYDEFGFIIRPGEGHELMGYFSSNRPGGKGNDDIYGFKVAAKPGPRTLIFKGKVVKPPYDEAIADAEVRVLDNSGSVLVEMVTKGDGSYQVEIPYTDIVSMEIIKDGYSTFRETYNPKELEELQKAPLQVQLASLSDIVKEKEGKKVLNVNNFFFETGKSNVNIAMTSELDKVVDAIKKFPKLRISIETHTDSKGGSSSNKRISEKRSEAIKAYLLANGVSSENITKAVGYGEEKIINNCTNGVYCLDFLHKQNLRTLFVIDNYDAISQ
- a CDS encoding PorP/SprF family type IX secretion system membrane protein; translation: MQYRTLKSFYGYICFTIGVLFISANSFAQKEPQYTQYMYNIGSFNPGYVGSVQNPEIAASYRAQWLDVDGTPRTIRLGTNIPFANEKTGLGLNIISDQLGPSTQTYVEVAYSYQFNVSDKAKLSFGMDAGGSFLNVDFSKGTFENPGEPILGRENISKFYPTIGAGFFLYEDDIWYLGASIPNFLTDGIYNDDVATIIEDKLQFNFIGGYVFDVSEMLKFKPAFLLNYINGAPLNTNLSANFMYNDKFTMGASYRLGSAVSGLVGFQITNGSFIGYSYDYNTSPLGEFSSGSHEIILKFYLGRGDGSGGSSKSLKGKPKQIDTPRFF
- the fabD gene encoding ACP S-malonyltransferase, whose protein sequence is MNAYIFPGQGAQFVGMGLDLYEKYPLAQQLFEQANEILGFAITDIMFEGTPEDLKQTKVTQPAIFLHSVILSKVMGDSFKPDMVAGHSLGEFSALVANGSLGFEDGLKLVSQRALAMQKACELQPSTMAAVLGLEDAIVEKICEETPGIVVAANYNCPGQLVISGEVEAIDAACVKMKEAGARRALVLPVGGAFHSPLMEPAREELAAAIENTTFATPKCPVYQNVTTVAVSDAVEIQKNLISQLTAPVKWTQSVENMVKDGASLFIEVGPGKVLQGLVRKIAPEAKSQSADIPS
- a CDS encoding Ig-like domain-containing protein, with protein sequence MKLKKKKVCFSHSLRAQGRVVLLFVLFLGFSFAASAQTVSIARTTPTEPVEGAAGVGGSYTVTRAGGFLLPTTVTLSITGTATPDVDYQALTLSFTLTAVAPSESFDINISEDELIELGETIIITISNVSTGTISPTANTVTFTIQDNDTGTFTLTTPEPNAAEQTTVRGRYLLTLDKENATGTTITIPYTLGGTATPTSDYTTTGQVGQFTFPSGQAARALNINVIDDAIVEPDETVTLTLGAPSNTAKFNYVATPLAQRTVTIEDNDCAAGDVAPVLNATTAAFCDDFTTDLDSYYDGARPTGAVLIWTTNNTNLLLQSDWAPRTGLSPVSAPGTYYAFFWDEPNDCPSPSSAITITQSLSPSAGTVSSSQTACNNATNEFGPISIDLNNASVITGQDAGAWAWTSGPTNIAPVGANATVNFSGQAAGAYVYTFTTNGAVEPCTNKSTTVTINVANCDPCTAGNAAPVLDTTVQRTFCDDITSSLNDYAPNSGPNASVLRWATDNLDLVGSFVPNNRINDPLPGTYYGFYYDAVNNCPSPSLTLTLVQNSTPEILGTPTGDSRCGPGEVTLTATATQNATYNWYTSETGGALVGNGAILTISALTSTTSYYVEAVSNTCRSFPRVKVDAVILPPVNTGAPENASSCNDAAFGTTTLDLDTTFSTAASAGTWAWSSGPANVTPDGENVVDFQGLANGTYVFAYTTTGAEAPCVNETAEVSISVSSCDTDDDGDGLFGGLESSLGTDPNNADSDGDGVDDGVEVGDDTANPLDTDGDGIIDALESNVLDTDSDGVFDQLDPGNNNACIPDSSNGLCDTDEDGITDGQEEADGTNPLDACDPDVNNANCDPTPIDLEVIKTVDKEAAVAGDEVIFTLTVNNLSDRVARNVTVGEMLETGFEYKSHSAADGSYDLAAGEWTIAEIPVNGTTTLTITVDVLDGGPYTNVAELLQSFPVDSNPANDSSEITLNIALPEGVDLVLEKFARIVKEGDTLGIRQPYENSDRVNPLVGQEVIFTIRVTNNSNEDAISNIQVRDTISSRGDSGFVYISSIADKGEYSSETGIWVIPELIRNEVAILEIRVGLPIEGTFENSAEIIRSSPVDSEDKYANNTDTAIVNVSARTEAELGIIYNQFSPNNDGTNDVLKINKEFGSTTIDLVYDIKIFNRYGKVIFEGDQMTDEVIWDGMWEGKESPDGTYFYILNVTLQEEVEGFDTNTTKKGWIQLIR